TGAATACAAAGAGTTTGCGGGCGCGATAGAGGCGATGATAGAGCCTCTGTGCCGGCGCAAGGGCGTAGAGTTCGTATTTGACGGCAACTGGCCCGCCGCGGCGGTATGGGTGGACAAGGTGCGCATCAACCAGATTTTCCTCAATCTTCTCTCGAACGCCGTAAAATTCACCCCCGCGGGCGGAAGGGTGGAGTACAGGATGCCCAGGGCTGACATACGCGGCGGACGTGTCTGCTGTGATTATATAATCAGGGATAACGGCATCGGCATGAGCAAAGAGTTCCAGACGCGTCTCTTTGAACCCTTCATGCAGGAGAACGCCGCCGCTGGCATCGGGAGCCGCGGCACGGGGCTCGGGCTTGCGATCGCCAAGAGCATCGTCGATAAAATGGGCGGCAGCCTCGACATTTGGAGCGAGGAGGGGAAGGGTACGGAGATCCGGCTGCATCTGGAACTGGATATCGCGAAGGACGCACCGGAGGCGGCGGCCGGGGGCGAGCGGGCCGACTGCGCGGGAGCGCTGAACGGACGCCGTGTGCTGATCGTGGAGGACCATCCGCTGAACACCGAGATCGCGAGGAAATTATTGGAAAAAAAGGGGATGCTGGTGACCGCCGCCGCAAACGGAGCGGCCGCCGTGGAGACCTTCGTCAATTCGCAAGAGGGCTGTTTTGACGCCGTGCTGATGGATATCTGCATGCCGGAGATGGACGGCCTGACGGCGACGAAAAAGATAAGGAAGCTGCCGCGCGCGGACGCGGAGAGCGTGCCGATAATCGCGATGACGGCGAACGCCTTTGACGACGACCGCCGGAAATCCGAAGCGGCGGGCATGAACGATCATTTGGCCAAGCCGATAGAGCCGGAGCTGTTATATTCGACGCTGGCAAAGGCCATATCGCTTTACGAAAAATCCCGGGCGGGGAAATGATTTACAGTATGAAATCCCGCCGGGTGTAGTCATCGTTGATGAAATAAAGGGAGAGAGAGCGGAGGTAAAGCAGCATGGACCATGACGAGCTGAAAAAAATACGAATAGAGATAGACCGGACCAACAGATCGCTGATCTCCCTGTTTGAACGCCGGATGGAACTTGTCCGGAGCGTCGCCGAGTATAAAAGGGAGCGCGGGCTTCCCGTCTATGACGCGGCGCGCGAAAAAGAGGTCATCGAACAATGTTCCGGCTGGGTGCGGGACCCCGAATACCGCGGCGGCTGTCTGTGGCTGATGGACAAGGTCATGGAGGCCAGCCGCCGTTACGAAAACGAAAAAATATCGGCTGAAGAGGGCGCGCGGCATCGCGCCGCCTCTGCCGGGACGCCCTATCGCAGAGTCGGCTATCAGGGGGTCCCCGGCTCATACAGCCACCAGGCGCTGCGCGGCTATTTCTCCGGACAGGAGGTCAGCGAATCCAGCTTCAAGCTCTTTGGCGACGTTGTCGCCGCCGTCGTCGGCGGCGAGGCGGACTGCGGCGTGCTGCCGATAGAGAATTCGTCCACCGGGGGGATACTTGAGGTCTATGATCTGCTGCGTAAGAACGACTGCCGCATCGTCGGCGAGAAGATCGTTAAGGTGGACCACAACCTCATGGCCGTAAAGGGAGCGAGGATGGAGGATATCAGGACGGTCTACTCTCATCCGCAGGGATTCAGCCAATGCGCGGAATTTTTTGGCGGACACCGCGAGTGGGAGCTGGTGCCGTACTTCAACACCGCCAGGAGCGCGAAGATGGTAAGCGAAGAAAAAGATATGACGAAAGCCGCCGTAGCGAGCAGGGAGGCCGCGGAGCTCTACGGCCTTGAGATACTCGCGCCGCGCATAAACTTCAACTCCCGCAATTACACCCGTTTCGTCATCATCGCCGCCGGCGACCGCCATGACGACGAGGCCGACAAAATAACCGTCGTCATCGGCCTCCGCCACGAACCGGGGTCGCTCTGCAAGGCGCTTGCCTGCTTTTACGACAACGGCCTGAACCTGACCAACATCGAATCACGTCCGATGGAGGGAGGCTCCTGGGAATATTTCTTCCACATGGACTTCAGCGGGCACCTGAAAGAGAAAAACGTTGCAAGAGCCGTCGCGGAGCTTAAAAAGAATACCAGCTACCTGAAGATACTCGGCAACTACCGCGCGGACAGGGGGCGGCAGCCGGCCTTTTAAGCCACACGGTAACCGCCTTTGAGAAGCTCTATTATCGAATCCAGCATGTTGACCGCCTGGCTGAGTTCACCGTCGTTGCGCACCTCATAGTCAGATACCTCCCGGTAGGTGGGCAGGCGGTCCGTGTAGAGTTTGAATATATGCTTCGGGTCGCCCGCGAGCAGCGGCCTGTTAGAGAGGTCTACGCTCGCCAAAATTTCCTCGACCGGCCGGTTGACGAAAAAGACGTAGCCGGTGCGCCGCAGCGCGCGCGCGTTTTCCTGGCGCATCATCGTGCCGCCTCCGGTGGATATGACCGCCCCGCCCAGACACGAGACCTCTTTGGCGATCTCCGTCTCGGCGTCGCGGAAGTATTTCTCCCCCTTTTTCGCGAATATCTCCGTGGTGCTCATGCCCTCCCGCTCTTCTATGAGGGCGTCGGTGTCGTAG
The window above is part of the Cloacibacillus evryensis DSM 19522 genome. Proteins encoded here:
- the pheA gene encoding prephenate dehydratase; this translates as MDHDELKKIRIEIDRTNRSLISLFERRMELVRSVAEYKRERGLPVYDAAREKEVIEQCSGWVRDPEYRGGCLWLMDKVMEASRRYENEKISAEEGARHRAASAGTPYRRVGYQGVPGSYSHQALRGYFSGQEVSESSFKLFGDVVAAVVGGEADCGVLPIENSSTGGILEVYDLLRKNDCRIVGEKIVKVDHNLMAVKGARMEDIRTVYSHPQGFSQCAEFFGGHREWELVPYFNTARSAKMVSEEKDMTKAAVASREAAELYGLEILAPRINFNSRNYTRFVIIAAGDRHDDEADKITVVIGLRHEPGSLCKALACFYDNGLNLTNIESRPMEGGSWEYFFHMDFSGHLKEKNVARAVAELKKNTSYLKILGNYRADRGRQPAF